A genomic region of Pseudoalteromonas rubra contains the following coding sequences:
- the yfbV gene encoding terminus macrodomain insulation protein YfbV: MQKSLISQVQLGRQYAKEWPMRKELTLLFPEFRVIKATEFALQVMPALAIISVFVQTSYLGMAYLPQAITIALFFLSLPVQGLLWLGKRADTRLNPALNSWYKELYHKMVANGYQADAARDPKYRELAKLLNDMFEKMDKAFAKENL, encoded by the coding sequence ATGCAGAAAAGTCTTATTTCACAAGTGCAACTTGGACGTCAGTACGCCAAAGAATGGCCAATGCGCAAGGAATTGACGCTGTTATTTCCCGAATTCAGAGTGATCAAAGCCACTGAATTTGCCCTTCAGGTGATGCCTGCGCTGGCGATTATTTCGGTTTTTGTCCAGACGTCGTACCTTGGAATGGCTTATTTGCCTCAGGCCATTACGATTGCGCTATTCTTCTTGTCTTTGCCTGTTCAGGGTTTACTTTGGTTGGGGAAGCGGGCGGATACTCGGTTGAATCCGGCCTTGAATAGTTGGTATAAAGAGCTTTATCACAAAATGGTGGCCAATGGGTATCAGGCCGATGCTGCACGAGATCCTAAGTATCGTGAACTGGCGAAACTGCTGAACGATATGTTTGAGAAAATGGACAAAGCATTTGCAAAAGAAAACCTCTGA
- a CDS encoding ATP-grasp domain-containing protein yields MVTNRKLCGIVDAYSSGKHLPAELKKQGYDVFHIQSMEEILAVDLPCFKAENFIANIKLAGSYEQLLDEVKALGNIDIIMVGSESGVHLADKLSEDLGLKSNGTQLSDARRNKYTMAEALRNSNIAAPKSFLITTLSELEAAVKDITPNEVVVKPLDSAGSEDVYFCSNLEQAQFAFNEIIGKVNLVGSQNTALIVQEKLQGQQYIVNTVSFEGQHYVTEVWKDTRRYIEHGIAYDHEVFCLDCEERQELEAYINQVLNALGIVYGPCHSEVIMTDEGPVLIETAARMQGSIDYLAIDDALGYSHVSMAIASYQDKASIERLLNAKPRKKALICYCLISEKQGTISELINIETVHSLKSYYSLELWKNKGDILSKTVDIYTSPGIGYLVHEDLSQVLADMETIRTIEQHEGFFAVTD; encoded by the coding sequence ATGGTAACCAATAGAAAGCTATGTGGCATTGTAGACGCCTATTCTTCCGGAAAGCATCTTCCAGCAGAGCTTAAAAAACAAGGCTATGATGTATTCCACATCCAAAGTATGGAAGAGATACTGGCCGTAGATTTACCATGCTTTAAAGCAGAGAACTTCATAGCAAATATTAAGCTAGCTGGGAGCTATGAACAGTTACTGGACGAAGTTAAAGCTTTGGGCAACATCGACATCATTATGGTGGGTAGTGAATCTGGCGTACACCTGGCCGATAAGTTATCTGAAGATCTGGGGTTAAAATCAAATGGTACACAACTTTCAGACGCTCGCAGAAATAAATACACAATGGCTGAGGCCCTGCGCAATTCAAATATTGCAGCACCAAAGAGTTTTCTAATCACGACACTGAGCGAGCTGGAAGCCGCAGTCAAAGACATCACACCCAATGAAGTTGTAGTGAAACCGCTGGACAGTGCCGGTTCAGAGGATGTCTACTTCTGCTCGAACTTAGAGCAAGCTCAATTCGCATTTAATGAAATTATTGGCAAAGTCAACTTAGTCGGATCACAGAACACGGCCCTGATTGTTCAGGAAAAATTGCAGGGTCAACAATACATAGTAAACACCGTCAGCTTTGAAGGACAACACTATGTGACCGAAGTTTGGAAAGATACCAGACGGTATATTGAACACGGTATCGCTTATGACCACGAAGTGTTTTGCCTCGACTGTGAAGAAAGGCAAGAACTCGAAGCCTACATTAACCAGGTTTTAAACGCACTTGGTATCGTATACGGCCCTTGCCACTCGGAAGTCATTATGACTGACGAAGGGCCAGTCCTGATAGAAACAGCCGCCAGAATGCAAGGCAGCATTGACTATTTGGCGATTGACGATGCGCTGGGATATTCACATGTTTCTATGGCTATCGCGTCGTATCAGGACAAGGCTAGTATAGAGCGGTTGTTAAATGCCAAGCCCAGAAAGAAAGCGCTCATTTGTTACTGCCTGATCTCAGAAAAACAAGGCACCATATCAGAGCTTATCAATATTGAGACTGTTCATTCTCTCAAAAGCTACTACTCTTTAGAGCTTTGGAAAAATAAGGGCGACATCCTGAGTAAAACGGTGGATATCTACACCAGCCCGGGTATAGGTTACCTTGTTCACGAGGACTTATCTCAGGTCCTTGCTGATATGGAGACAATACGTACCATCGAACAACATGAAGGTTTTTTTGCCGTAACCGATTAA
- a CDS encoding energy-coupling factor ABC transporter permease encodes MFTVLMAMGLFALSFNKQQYQALLHTPARQTGVLACALVLALLWQIQAGILPHLSIHILGITAATLTLGWHMGLLCATLATLLSYIFGPMPIENLWTFWLFTALLPVYLSYGLFLLCYHFLSRHFFVYIFVCAFLCGGLVAASKIAISALYYLSIGLYDWPVLVDNYIFYAIIMWFPEAMLNGMAITLLITYRPHWVKTFYDRDYLDK; translated from the coding sequence ATGTTCACAGTACTCATGGCCATGGGCTTATTTGCCCTGAGCTTCAACAAACAACAGTACCAGGCATTGCTACACACACCGGCAAGACAAACCGGCGTATTGGCTTGTGCCCTGGTGCTGGCGCTGCTTTGGCAGATCCAGGCAGGTATCTTGCCACACCTGTCTATCCATATTTTGGGGATCACCGCTGCAACACTCACGCTCGGCTGGCACATGGGCCTGTTATGTGCCACGCTCGCGACTTTGCTCAGTTATATCTTTGGCCCTATGCCCATCGAAAACTTATGGACATTCTGGCTGTTTACCGCACTACTCCCGGTTTATCTCAGCTACGGCCTGTTTTTACTCTGTTATCACTTTCTCAGTCGCCATTTTTTTGTCTATATCTTTGTCTGTGCATTTTTGTGTGGCGGCCTGGTTGCAGCCAGTAAAATTGCGATAAGTGCACTGTATTACCTAAGCATTGGCCTTTATGACTGGCCTGTACTGGTCGACAATTATATCTTTTATGCGATCATCATGTGGTTTCCGGAAGCCATGCTGAATGGAATGGCCATCACTTTATTGATCACTTACCGCCCACACTGGGTCAAAACCTTTTACGATAGGGATTACTTAGATAAATGA
- a CDS encoding TonB-dependent receptor plug domain-containing protein, translating into MKKGITLTALAVSTVLAGNLQTAMAEEGEVERIEVTGSHIKRSDMEGPSPVQSISAADLAATGSTDLIGALQKLPVAGTGTFSTQGNSSDDTANGGSSVALRGLGASSTLVLINGRRVAVSPFAKDIETSFVDLNTIPVSAVKRVDVLKDGASATYGSDAVAGVINIILRNDIDGFEVAAKVSDTSDGGGEEQNFTLLWGSSTSKGHHNFTLDYFKRGDIFYSDRDYAATADQTSRGGNNSLSSSGFPGSIEVVRDMLSDEEWERLPVVRVEDDGTKVRKTLFADVWGNDVCPTEMIIGEVCRYDYAPHMSLVPSTERITFNYNGVQEIMDGVEGFAEFSAQHASTFIQGAGSPSFTELNMAGDNPNHPLAGQPGHFLHGVDISMRRRTVDIGNRKKDVDSEYYRAVMGMRGQWQDWEWEFAYSAIRSSAVEKGFDGFPNKRLAQQAIDEGLWNPFEPSTNTQAGLDFFETTTTRYGSSTMQSLDGTISGELFEFGDGYVSAAFGFEHRYEKIEDNPDNQYIRGEIFGTEATQANGDRDNTAIFAEFSAPLMDNLELQLALRHEDYSDFGNTTDPKVAFRWTPIDSIVVRGSWGTAFRAPSLVQLHLGRTDESPRVIDKERCNQTGAISDCSPTEYPTIVAGNKLLQPEESENYNLGLIWQASDTFSVGVDYWNYDQEDLIKRIGAQKLVDCCGTDPNLVTRQASQGSTLGRIITINDTFVNIGGRKTDGVDLDIEYLLRTSDMGEFRFNYNLTYTLNFEEEVFESDESGTSVAVVEDLNGEYQHPKYRWKAGVDWSLDDIVANLSVNYVDANFDLADNNGDKYEIDSWTTLDTSVSYVGLEQLVVSVGASNLLNEEAPLAPSESMGIDNKTHSAMGRQIFMKFSYQF; encoded by the coding sequence ATGAAAAAGGGGATTACACTCACTGCGCTGGCGGTCTCAACTGTCCTTGCCGGTAATTTACAAACTGCCATGGCAGAAGAAGGCGAAGTCGAACGAATAGAGGTTACAGGCTCGCATATCAAGCGTTCTGATATGGAAGGGCCCTCACCGGTACAAAGCATCTCTGCAGCTGATCTGGCCGCAACAGGCTCAACCGATCTGATAGGTGCTCTGCAAAAACTGCCCGTGGCAGGCACGGGGACTTTCAGTACCCAAGGTAACTCAAGTGATGACACGGCCAATGGCGGCTCCAGTGTTGCGCTTCGTGGGCTTGGTGCATCATCCACTTTGGTACTGATTAATGGACGACGGGTTGCTGTCAGTCCATTTGCAAAGGACATTGAAACGTCTTTTGTTGACTTAAATACTATACCGGTTTCAGCAGTAAAGCGTGTTGATGTGTTAAAAGACGGGGCATCGGCAACCTATGGGTCAGACGCGGTTGCGGGGGTCATTAATATTATCCTGCGCAATGACATCGATGGTTTTGAGGTGGCTGCCAAAGTATCCGATACCTCAGATGGCGGCGGTGAGGAACAAAATTTCACTTTATTGTGGGGGAGTTCAACCAGTAAAGGTCATCATAACTTTACTCTGGATTATTTTAAACGCGGTGACATTTTCTATTCTGACAGAGACTACGCTGCTACGGCTGACCAAACCTCTCGGGGCGGTAACAATTCACTGAGCTCGTCAGGCTTTCCGGGTAGTATTGAAGTTGTACGTGACATGTTGAGTGATGAGGAATGGGAGCGTTTGCCTGTTGTTCGAGTTGAAGATGACGGTACTAAAGTTCGTAAAACCTTGTTTGCTGATGTCTGGGGCAATGATGTTTGTCCAACGGAGATGATCATTGGCGAAGTATGTCGTTATGACTATGCGCCACATATGAGTTTGGTGCCCTCAACAGAGCGGATCACGTTTAACTATAATGGCGTTCAGGAGATCATGGATGGCGTTGAAGGCTTTGCAGAGTTTTCAGCGCAGCACGCTTCTACCTTCATTCAGGGCGCTGGCAGCCCTAGTTTTACGGAGTTGAACATGGCTGGTGATAACCCAAATCACCCCTTAGCGGGTCAGCCAGGTCACTTTCTGCATGGTGTGGATATCTCAATGCGGCGCCGTACCGTAGACATTGGTAATCGCAAAAAAGATGTCGATTCGGAATACTATCGCGCTGTGATGGGGATGCGTGGTCAGTGGCAGGACTGGGAATGGGAGTTTGCATATTCAGCAATCCGCTCCAGTGCCGTTGAAAAAGGCTTTGATGGTTTCCCGAATAAACGCCTGGCTCAACAAGCTATTGATGAAGGTCTCTGGAACCCGTTTGAGCCCAGTACTAACACACAGGCTGGGTTAGACTTCTTTGAAACCACAACAACGCGATATGGTTCATCCACCATGCAGTCACTAGATGGCACTATTTCCGGTGAATTGTTTGAATTCGGTGATGGGTATGTATCTGCGGCGTTCGGTTTTGAGCATCGTTATGAAAAGATAGAAGACAACCCGGACAATCAGTATATTCGCGGAGAAATTTTTGGTACGGAAGCCACCCAGGCTAATGGTGACCGTGATAACACGGCTATTTTTGCAGAATTCAGTGCTCCGTTAATGGATAATCTTGAGCTGCAACTGGCGCTGCGTCATGAGGACTACAGTGATTTTGGTAATACGACAGATCCGAAGGTCGCATTTCGCTGGACGCCCATTGACTCTATTGTCGTTCGAGGTTCATGGGGAACCGCATTCCGTGCACCATCATTGGTTCAACTTCATCTTGGGCGCACTGATGAATCCCCTCGTGTGATAGATAAGGAGCGTTGTAATCAAACCGGCGCTATCTCGGATTGCTCACCGACTGAATACCCAACGATAGTGGCTGGTAATAAGCTTCTACAACCAGAAGAGTCTGAAAACTATAACCTGGGCCTGATCTGGCAAGCCAGTGACACATTTAGTGTCGGGGTAGATTATTGGAATTACGATCAGGAAGATCTTATCAAGCGAATTGGTGCGCAAAAACTGGTTGATTGCTGTGGCACAGATCCTAATTTGGTAACCCGACAGGCGAGTCAGGGAAGTACCCTTGGTCGCATTATTACCATAAACGATACGTTTGTTAACATCGGTGGACGAAAAACGGATGGGGTTGACCTTGATATTGAGTATTTGCTGCGTACATCAGATATGGGGGAATTTCGTTTTAATTACAATTTGACCTATACCCTTAATTTTGAGGAAGAGGTCTTTGAAAGTGATGAGTCAGGCACTTCTGTTGCGGTGGTAGAGGATCTAAACGGCGAATATCAACATCCAAAATACCGTTGGAAAGCCGGTGTTGACTGGTCGCTCGACGACATCGTAGCAAATTTGAGTGTGAACTACGTCGATGCAAACTTTGATCTGGCTGACAATAATGGAGACAAGTATGAAATTGACTCCTGGACAACTCTGGACACCAGCGTGAGCTATGTGGGCCTTGAGCAATTGGTTGTGTCAGTCGGGGCTTCTAATTTGCTGAATGAGGAGGCACCGCTTGCGCCTTCCGAATCTATGGGGATTGATAACAAAACGCATAGTGCAATGGGCCGGCAGATCTTTATGAAGTTTTCATATCAGTTTTAA
- a CDS encoding biotin carboxylase yields the protein MSYQVAKNLGIKYLTAYAILASAKDVLVGNKTQTLDVYYLVCATFLFSTLFFLALNKVRHTGKATFSLPAEKRKETISGFLNLNITTAICWIGLYVSLKYIEPVIVSAIFGGINPIATMLINRKLRPGSGLHWSDWVCSYGILLSCVFLCWTSFSGLSAVKDVSSLEMTIGFTALIVSSISGSATTVYSKCLSDLNLRSSFIMCHRFYILIAAAFIMGGASLSFISFIVDNIWLLLFLSLFGVILSLYFLQEGIKHCEPLLVEMLLVFLPIFTLLIQAFDDRLDTSYTTIIGTASMISFALINIFYQTKGNLKNGNQ from the coding sequence ATGAGCTATCAGGTAGCAAAAAATTTAGGGATTAAATATTTAACGGCTTATGCAATTTTGGCATCTGCAAAAGATGTATTAGTTGGAAATAAGACACAAACACTCGACGTTTACTATTTAGTTTGTGCGACTTTTTTGTTCTCCACGCTTTTTTTCTTAGCACTAAATAAAGTGAGGCACACAGGCAAAGCAACCTTTTCACTACCAGCAGAAAAGCGTAAAGAAACAATTTCGGGATTTCTAAACCTCAATATCACCACCGCTATATGCTGGATTGGGCTTTATGTCTCCCTGAAATACATTGAGCCGGTCATTGTCTCAGCTATTTTTGGTGGTATTAATCCGATCGCCACTATGCTCATAAACAGAAAACTCAGACCGGGTTCAGGCTTACACTGGAGTGACTGGGTATGCTCCTACGGCATTTTACTGTCATGCGTATTTCTTTGCTGGACGAGTTTTTCCGGCCTGTCTGCCGTTAAAGATGTTTCATCATTAGAAATGACCATTGGCTTCACCGCGTTAATCGTTTCTTCCATATCCGGCTCAGCGACCACTGTATACTCAAAGTGCTTATCTGATTTGAATCTGAGATCCAGTTTCATTATGTGTCATCGTTTCTACATTTTAATCGCGGCAGCATTCATTATGGGTGGGGCATCTCTGAGCTTCATTAGTTTTATCGTTGATAACATATGGCTACTCCTTTTTCTGTCACTATTTGGCGTCATTTTAAGCCTTTACTTTCTGCAAGAAGGGATCAAACACTGTGAGCCGCTGCTTGTTGAAATGTTGCTTGTTTTCCTGCCCATTTTCACGCTACTGATCCAGGCTTTTGACGACAGACTCGACACATCTTATACAACCATCATTGGTACCGCCTCAATGATTTCATTTGCACTGATTAATATATTTTACCAAACAAAAGGAAACTTAAAAAATGGTAACCAATAG
- a CDS encoding acetate kinase, which produces MSSTHVLVLNCGSSSLKFAIIDPNTAQEHLSGLAERLGEDSPQIKYKHDGEKHIITLNAGDAHQIAIDKLVELVKSLNLDNELVAVGHRVVHGGEHFTQSALIDDTVHQAIVKTADLAPLHNPANLLGIDAATQAFSHLPQIAVFDTAFHQSMAPSAYLYALPYDLYKTHGIRRYGFHGTSHYFVSTQAIKALGLEQKSSRIITAHLGNGCSVCAIKDGKSIDTSMGLTPLEGLIMGTRSGDIDPGLFSYLVNQLNYSVEQVDTLLNKQSGLLGISELSNDCRTIEEAAADGHPQATLALEMFCYRLAKQIASFAVPLGGVDAVVFTGGIGENSDVIRAKVVEQLGFLGMAIDATANLDARFGKQGEITRPGTGPKALVVPTNEEWVIAHDAAQLAQEQ; this is translated from the coding sequence ATGTCATCTACCCATGTTCTGGTACTCAATTGTGGCAGCTCCAGCCTCAAGTTCGCAATCATAGACCCAAACACCGCTCAGGAACACCTTTCTGGGCTCGCTGAGCGCCTTGGCGAAGACAGCCCACAAATTAAATATAAGCACGATGGCGAAAAACACATCATCACGCTCAATGCTGGCGACGCACACCAAATTGCCATCGACAAACTTGTCGAACTGGTCAAATCCCTCAACCTCGACAATGAACTGGTTGCTGTGGGTCACCGTGTCGTACATGGTGGCGAACACTTCACACAATCAGCACTGATAGATGACACCGTGCACCAGGCTATTGTTAAAACAGCAGATCTGGCGCCATTGCATAACCCGGCTAACCTCCTCGGCATTGACGCTGCTACCCAGGCATTTAGCCACTTACCCCAAATTGCCGTCTTTGATACCGCGTTTCATCAAAGCATGGCCCCCAGTGCCTACCTGTACGCGTTGCCTTATGACTTATATAAAACCCATGGTATTCGTCGCTATGGTTTCCATGGGACCAGCCACTACTTTGTATCGACTCAGGCCATCAAAGCATTAGGGCTTGAACAGAAAAGTTCTCGTATTATTACTGCACACCTCGGCAACGGTTGCTCAGTGTGTGCGATAAAAGACGGTAAATCAATCGATACCAGCATGGGACTCACGCCACTGGAGGGTCTGATCATGGGCACTCGCAGTGGCGACATCGATCCGGGACTTTTCTCCTATCTGGTTAATCAGCTAAATTACAGCGTTGAGCAAGTCGACACATTACTGAACAAACAAAGTGGCCTGCTGGGGATCAGTGAACTGTCGAATGACTGCCGCACCATTGAAGAAGCGGCAGCGGACGGACACCCACAGGCAACGCTGGCATTGGAGATGTTCTGTTATCGCTTAGCTAAACAAATTGCCAGTTTTGCCGTACCGTTGGGTGGCGTAGATGCCGTGGTGTTCACCGGAGGGATTGGCGAAAATTCAGATGTGATCAGGGCTAAAGTTGTCGAACAACTCGGGTTCTTGGGTATGGCCATTGATGCAACAGCGAACCTGGATGCGCGCTTTGGCAAACAGGGCGAAATTACGCGCCCGGGTACTGGCCCTAAGGCACTTGTCGTCCCAACCAATGAAGAGTGGGTGATTGCCCATGATGCCGCGCAACTGGCACAGGAGCAATAA
- the rlmA gene encoding 23S rRNA (guanine(745)-N(1))-methyltransferase: protein MMLHYRCPICSAPLTEQDKTLRCEHNHQFDVAKEGYVNLLPVQFKKSRQPGDNLDMVQARRNFFATEHYQFLQTHLAHTIATLANESVIDLGCGEGFYTQAIANTLPATSQVFGVDISKPAIRYAAKRYPQVRFSVASIKDTPFVEHQADVLLSVFAPVFADEMARLLKPEGQLLVVSPGPKHLYELKTHIYDKVRLHDAPDCPKGFTEVAQEHLEQTHKVATDVIKHLIKMTPFAWKFKESHYQALDQASHHEVTFSFLITRYQKSGLVTD from the coding sequence ATGATGCTACATTATCGCTGCCCCATTTGCTCAGCACCTTTGACTGAACAAGATAAAACGCTTCGTTGTGAACACAATCATCAATTTGATGTAGCGAAAGAAGGGTATGTTAATCTCCTCCCGGTCCAATTTAAGAAGTCCCGCCAGCCGGGTGATAATTTAGACATGGTTCAGGCCCGACGCAACTTTTTTGCCACCGAGCACTATCAGTTTTTACAAACTCACCTGGCACACACCATAGCCACATTGGCCAATGAGTCTGTTATCGACTTAGGTTGTGGAGAAGGCTTTTATACTCAGGCAATTGCTAACACGCTGCCAGCAACCAGCCAGGTATTTGGTGTAGACATCTCAAAACCGGCTATCCGTTATGCGGCAAAACGCTATCCTCAGGTCCGGTTTAGTGTTGCCTCAATTAAAGATACACCGTTTGTCGAACACCAAGCAGATGTGTTGCTGAGTGTGTTTGCGCCGGTATTTGCTGACGAAATGGCCCGCTTACTCAAGCCTGAAGGCCAGCTACTGGTTGTCAGCCCTGGTCCTAAGCACTTGTACGAACTTAAAACACATATCTACGATAAAGTGAGATTACATGATGCACCTGACTGTCCAAAGGGCTTTACTGAAGTGGCTCAGGAGCATCTTGAGCAGACACATAAAGTCGCGACAGACGTCATTAAGCACTTGATAAAAATGACGCCCTTTGCATGGAAATTCAAAGAAAGCCACTACCAGGCATTAGATCAAGCAAGCCATCACGAGGTAACCTTTTCGTTTCTGATCACACGCTACCAAAAATCTGGTCTGGTAACTGATTAG
- the xthA gene encoding exodeoxyribonuclease III, translated as MKVISFNINGLRARLHQLQALIDKHQPDVIGLQEIKVHDEAFPVADVEAMGYHVYFHGQKAHYGVALLSKKPAKQIQKGFSTDTEESQKRMIIGTFESESGEDVTVMNGYFPQGDNINHETKFPYKRQFYADLMTHLDSTADNNEHLIVMGDINISPVDLDIGIGEPNRKRWLKTGKCSFQPVEREWLQTLLDWGLKDTFRELTPDASEKYSWFDYRSKGFDDNRGLRIDVVLATAPLMAKCIESDIDYELRGIEKPSDHAPVWATFDL; from the coding sequence ATGAAAGTTATCTCATTCAATATAAATGGTCTGCGTGCCCGTTTGCATCAGCTGCAGGCTCTGATCGACAAGCATCAACCTGATGTCATCGGTTTGCAGGAAATCAAAGTTCATGATGAAGCCTTTCCGGTCGCTGACGTTGAAGCGATGGGCTATCACGTCTATTTTCATGGCCAAAAAGCCCACTATGGTGTCGCACTACTTTCTAAAAAGCCGGCTAAACAGATCCAAAAGGGATTCTCAACAGACACAGAAGAATCGCAAAAGCGCATGATAATCGGGACCTTTGAAAGCGAGAGCGGTGAAGATGTCACAGTTATGAATGGTTACTTCCCACAGGGTGACAATATTAACCACGAAACCAAATTTCCATACAAGCGTCAGTTTTATGCGGATTTGATGACTCACCTGGACAGCACTGCCGATAACAATGAGCATTTGATTGTAATGGGTGACATTAATATTTCTCCTGTCGATCTGGATATAGGGATCGGCGAGCCTAACCGTAAGCGCTGGCTTAAAACGGGTAAATGTTCATTCCAGCCCGTAGAGCGTGAATGGCTGCAAACCTTGCTCGACTGGGGCCTGAAAGATACTTTCCGTGAGCTAACTCCGGATGCGAGCGAGAAGTACTCGTGGTTTGATTATCGCTCTAAAGGGTTTGACGACAATCGCGGCCTGCGTATCGACGTTGTCCTTGCGACTGCCCCTTTGATGGCAAAATGCATTGAAAGTGATATCGACTATGAACTGCGCGGTATTGAAAAGCCTTCAGATCATGCGCCAGTCTGGGCGACCTTTGATCTGTAA